The genomic window TCTCGAGGTAGCGATCGCTGTCGTTCTCGCCGAGCGGGCGGTCATCACCCTGGGCCAGCTCCGGCCCCTGGTCGTAGTGGATCTCGGTGCACGGGCCGCAGGGACCGGTGTCGCCCATGCTCCAGAAGTTCTCCTCGTCGCCCTTCTCGATGTCGCCCAGGCGATGGATCCGGTCGGCGGGCACACCCACGACCCCGTTCCAGATCTCGAAGCTCTCGTCGTCGTCCTTGTAGACGCTGATCAGCAGCTTGTCCTGGTCGAGCTCCATGGTCTTCGTCAGGAACTCCCAGGCCCACTCGATCGCCTCGCGCTTGTAGTAGTCGCCGAAGCTCCAGTTGCCGAGCATCTCGAAGAACGTGTGGTGACGGCCGTCGCGGCCCACCGCCTCGAGGTCGTTGTGCTTGCCGCTCACCCGCATGCACTTCTGCGCGTCGGCCGCGCGCACGTAGCTGCGACGCTCGGTGCCGAGCAGCAGGGCCTTGAACTGATTCATGCCAGCGTTGGTGAACAGCAGGGTGGGGTCGTCCTGCGGGATCAACGTGGCGCTCGGCACGATCTCGTGGCCGCGCTCGGCGAAGAAGTCCAGGAAGGCCTGGCGGATCTCGTGACTGGTCAGCATGGGCTCCGGTTCCGTTCCTAGCGGGATTCGGCGGGGTCGGCGCCGCGGCCGTCGGTGCCGCGCACGATGCCCAACGCGTAGGGCTGGTCGACGAAGTGCTCGCGGGCCACACGGGCCAGGTCCTCGCGGGTGACGTCGCGGATGCGCTGCTCGTAGGTGTCGATCCGCTCGAGGTCGAATCCACCCAGCAGGGCGGCGGCCATCCGCCCGCTGCGGGCAGCGTTGGTCTGCGCGGACACCTTGTACGAGCCCACCAGATAGTTCTGGGCGCGCTCGAGTTCCGGGGCCGAGGGCGGTTCGTCGGCCAGGCGCGCGTGCAGATCGGCCACGAGCTCGATCACCGTATGCTCCTCCTCGGGCGAGCAGGCGACGAAGGTCCCGAAGAAGCCACCGAGCGTCCGCGTGGCACTGAAGGTCGAGACCTGGTAGGCCAGCCCGCGGCGGCCGCGGATCTCCTCGAAGAAGGTGCCGCCCAGCCCCCCCGTGATCGCCGACAGGACCTCGAGTGCCGGGGCATCGGGATGACGGCGGTCGACCGTTGGATAGGCCATCAACAGCGCCGTCTGGGCCCGTTCCTTCTCCATGGCCACGTCACGATTGCTCAGCAGGCTGGGCAACTGCTCGATGCGCTCGGCCGCGTAGAAACCGTCGATCGTGTTCGGCGAGGGCCGGCCCGTCACCCGCCACTCCTCGGCATAGGTCTTCACGAGCTCGAACACGAGATCGGCGTCGACGTTCCCGGCCACGCTCAGGACCATGGTCTCGGGCCGGACGACCTCGTAGTGGTGCTGGTCGACACGATCGGCGTCGAGGTACTGCAGGACGTTGGCGAGACCCAGCTCGGGCAGGCCGTAGGGATGCTCCGCGAACAGGGCGGCCCGCATCAACTGGACGGCCATGGCCGACGACTGATCCTCGACCGCCTGGATCGCGGCCCGGTGCTGACGGAATTCCTTGGCGTACTGCTCGGCCAGGAAGTTCGGCCGCGTCACGACGTCGAACAGGACGTCGAAGGCCGCGGCGAAGTCCTCCGACCGGCTGGCCACGGCGAATCCGAGCCAGTCGTCGGTGGCCACGCGGCGGATCTGCGTGCCCATCGACTCGATCTCGGCCGCGAGCTGCTCCACCGACCGGTTCTGGGTCTGCTTGACCATCAACCGCTGCATCAACTGCGTGACACCACTGATGTTGCGGAACTCGTTGGTCCGGCCGCCGAGGAAATACATACCGGCCGTGACGGTGGGCGCGTCGGGGTTCTCCTCGACCACCAGGACACCCCCACCGGGCAGGTCGAAGCGTGACCGTTCGCCCTCGTCGGCCGGGGACGAGGCCAGGCGCTCGGCCCACGACTCGATCTGCTCGCGGGGCAGCAGGCTCGGGCGCTGGTCGGGCAGGTCCGGAACGTCCATCTCCCGGACCGCCGCCAGGACCGCGCCGTAGAGGTGCTCGCGCTGCTCCTCGGCCGTGCGCTCGCCGATGACCTCGGGCGTGACGTATTCCAGCAACGACGCGTTGTCGAAGGTCAGATAGGTGTTGGCCACCCGCTTCACGTCCTCGGCCCGCACCGAACGGAGCTCGGCCAGTTCCCGGTCGTAGAGACGATACCCACCCTGGGCCTCGTAGGCCGCCAGCATGTTGGCCTGTCCCAGGACCTCTTCCTGTCCGAAGGCCTCGGCCGCCTCCAGGATACCCCGGGCCCGGTCGAGCTCCTCGTCGGTCGGACCGAACAGCTTCATGCGTTCGACCTCGACGAAGAGTTCGCGACCGACCCAGTCGGTCTGTTCGGGATCGTAGGTGGCGCTGATCTCGAACATGCCCACGTCGTCGTACTGGTAGCTCGCGGCGTTCACCGTCGACACCAGGCCCATGTCCTCGCGCAGGCGGGCCTGCATGCGGCTGCTGCGACCGGTGGCGAGCACCGTGGCCAACACGTCGAGCGCGGCGTTGTCGGGGTGGTTCTCCCCCGGGGTGTGGAATCCCAGGAAGGTGTAGCCACGGATCAGCTGCCCGCGCAGGCGCCGGTAGCGGAATTCCTCCTGCTGGGGCTCGTCGGGTCCGGTGTGTTGCCGGAGATGGCCGCGGGGCATGTCGCCGTACAGGCTCTCGACCTCGGACAGGACCTTCGCCGGGTCGACGTCGCCCACCACGGTGAGCACGACGTTCGTCGGCCGATAGTGGTCCTCGTACCAACGGACGAGCTCTTCTCGGTCGATCGAGCCCAGAACGTCCTCGGTCCCGATTCGCCACCGCTGCATCCGATGGTGGTCGAAGGCCAGGTCGAACATCTTCTCGCGGCCGTAGGCACCGGGGTTGTCGAGCTTGCGCCGGGCCTCCTGCAGGATCGCCTGCATCTCGCGCGAAAGGACGTCCTCGTCGAACAGAGGGTTCTGCAGCGCGTCGGCCTGGATCTCGAGACCCTCGCGCCACCGTTCCGCGGGAAGCACGACGTAGTAGCTGGTGCGATCGTAGATCGTGCCCGCGTTCAAGGTCCCTCCGTGGGCCTTGGTCTCGCGGCTGATCGCCTCGGGATCGGGCCGCGACGGTGTCCCGTTGAAGAACATGTGCTCGATCACGTGGCTGATGCCGGCCAGTTCGTCCGGTTCGTGGAAGTATCCGGTCTTCACGTGCGTCACCACCGCGGCGACGGGGGCCGAGCGGTTCTGCTTGATCAGCAGGGTGAGACCGTTGGACAGCGTGTGGCGCTCGACGCCCGTGGTCAGACTGGACGGTACGACTTTCATGGCGGCTCCTTGCGCGTTCGGGGCCATCGTGGGGGCGTCGTCGGCCGGGCCGCTGGCGCACGCGAGAAGGCCGAGCAGGCCCAGGAGGGCCACACCGCGGGCGCGAGAGGCGAGCACGGATCGGAGGGAGCGTCGCACGACCATTCCTTGGTTGCCTGGGATTCGGTGGGATCGAGAGAGGTTAGGGAGGGCCCCCGACACCGTCAAGAGAGCCCACCCTTGCACGATCCGGCCGCTGTGGCGACCATGCCCGGGGTTTCGACCCGAAGCCCTTCCCCGACTCCACCCGAGGAATTGCGATCATGATCCTTGTCCGACACTCGCCCCGTTCGTTCGCGCTGCCTCTGCTGAGCATCATCCTGCTCGCCGGCAGCGCCTGCGCGAACTCCGAGAGTTCCGATCCGTCGTCCGCCGACGACGGCCTCGTGCCCGTCGAGGACGGCATGTACGCGATCTTCCGCACCTCGATGGGCGACATCGTCACCCGTCTGCACTACGACAAGGTCCCGGTGACGGTCGGTAACTTCGTCGGCCTCGCCGAGGGTACGAAGACCTGGACCGATCCGCGGACCGACGAGGAGCGCACCGAACCGCTCTACGACGGAACCACCTTCCACCGCGTGATGCCCGACTTCATGATCCAGGGTGGCGATCCCCTGGGCACCGGGACGGGGGGGCCTGGCTACCGGTTCATGGACGAATTCGACCCGAGCCTGCGGCACGACGGGCCCGGCGTCCTGTCGATGGCCAACGCGGGCCCGGGCACCAACGGCAGCCAGTTCTTCATCACCCACAAGGCCACGCCGTGGCTCGACGACAAGCACAGCGTGTTCGGCGAGGTGGTGTCCGGACAGGACGTCGTCGACGCGATCGGCAACGTCGAGACCGAGGGCCAGAACACCCCGGTCGAGCCCGTGACGCTGGAGACCGTGGAGATCGTGCGCAAGGGCAGTGAAGCGGAAGCCTTCGACGCCGCGGCCGCCTTCGCCCGCGCCGCCGAGATCGCGGCGGAGCGTGCGGCCGAGAAGCAGCGGTTGCTGGTCGAGAAGCTGACCGAGGCCGCTCCGAGTGGGAGCGAGGACGACATCGTGACCCTCGAGAACGGCCTGATGTACGTGGTCACCGAAGCCGGGAGCGGCGCGAAGCCCGCCCGCGGCGACACGATCTCGGCCCACTACACCGGCTACCTGATCGACGGCACCAAGTTCGACAGCAGCCTCGACCGCGGAAAGCCCTTCGTGGTGCCGATCGGCGTCGGCAACGTGATCAAGGGCTGGGACGAGGCCTTCCTCACCATGGAGGTCGGCGAAAAGCGTCGCCTGATGATCCCGCCCGAGCTGGGCTACGGCGCCCGCGGTGCGGGCGGCGTGATCCCGCCGAACGCGCACCTGATCTTCGACGTCGAGCTGCTCGACGTGAAGCCACAATAGGCGCCGCCGCGACTGCGCATCGGAACGCCGCTCCCGTCCGGGGGCGGCGTTCTGCGTGCCGGACCGGCTCTTCGGCACGACCATCGTCCGGCGGACGCGTCGGGTGGTTGCGGTCCCCGCCGTGCATGGAAATCGTGATCCCGGCCGGTCCCGGGTTCTACGCACCCGGCCGGGGGCCTAGACTTCGGTCGGAGAACGGAACCGGAATCCGACCGGAACGCGATCGGATCCGGGCCGGTTTCTCCGAGCAGGATCGGTCCGAGCACCGGGGCCCGGGAGGAAGCGTGACCAGTCCACGGCGACGCATTCCGTATCTGCTGGCGATCCTGCTCGTCGTCGCACCGCCGTTGGTCTCGAGCGCCCACCTCCTGCTCGATCGCGGATGCGATCACTCCGTGTCCGTCGACGACATCGATCCGGACCCGTGCCCCTTCCTGTCGATTCTCCTGCACGCCGCCCCCGCGATCGGGGAGTCCCCCGCCGGCGTGCCCGCCCCCGAGACGGTCGCCGGGACCCTCACCACGACCGCGCCGCGTCCCCCCGAGTCCGGAACGGCCGCGGCCTGTTCGTCGCGCGCCCCTCCTCGCATCGACAGCGTCTGACCTTCGTCCCGGCCACCACTTCCGGTGACCGGTGCTCATGCGTCTTCGTGTCGACCTCACCGAGGAGGAACCATGTTCCGTGCCCTGCCGTTCCTGTTGCTGTCATTGCTCGTACTCGACCCGATGTCTTCCGCCGCGGCCGACGAGGCCCGTGTGGTCGAGGGCACCATCCGCGACGTCGACGGCACACCACTGTTCGTCGTCGACGTCCGCGCCGTCGACCCGGGGATCGCCGGCCTCACCGGTCGCGACGGGACCTACCGGCTCACCGGTCTGCCGGCCGAGCAGGTCACGCTGCGCTTCCGTCGGTTGGGATTCCGGACCGTGGTCCGTGAAGTCGACCTTCGCGACACCGACCGGGCCGTGATCGACGTCACGATGGAGGTCTCTCCTCTGCTCGGCGAGGAAGTCGTCGTCACCGCCAACGCCCGAGCGAAGAAGACGGTGAGAACCGTGCGAAGCACCGACGTGATCGCGTCGGACGCGGTGCGCCAACACCGTTCGGCATCGCTCGGCGACCTTCTCGCGTCGGAGGTCGCCGGCGTCTCGAACGTCTCGACGGGATCGCAGGCGGGCAAGCCGGTACTCCGCGGGCTGACCGGACTGCGGATCCGCTCGGCCTTCGACGGCGTGGCCGACGAGTACTACCAGTACGGGATCCGCCACCACCCCACGACGTCCCTGCTCAACGTCGACCGCGTGGAGGTCGTGCGCGGACCGGCCAGTCTCCTGTTCGGTTCCGATGCTCTCGGCGGCGCCATCAACATGCGTCTCAAGCCGATCCCGTCGGCGACCGGTTCACTGCCCCCGATCCGCGGTCGCGTGGGCGGACACTTCTATTCGAACAACGGCGAGCGGGCCGGCGAGATCGACCTGGCCGTGGCCCGCGGCGCTTTCGGCGCGCGCTTCGGCATCGAACGTCGCGTGGGAGACGAATTCGAGACCCCCGACGCGACCAGCTTCTTCGAATCGAGTGCCGGTGGATCCGGCGGCGACCCGAAGTACACCGGCGAGATCCCCTTCACCGACTTCGAACAGTGGTCGACCTTCGCCAGCGCGGGCGTGAAGGGCGAACGAGGGTCGCTACGCGTGTCCTACGACCACTGGTCGACCGACGAGAACTTCCTGCTGCCGGGTGGCGGCCCCGTGGGCAGCGCGACGAACCCACCACAGGGGATCGGTGTGTTCCTCCGCTCGTCGCACCTGCGTCTCGACGGCAACTGGCTCCTCGACGGCTTCGCCTTCGAACCCACGCTGCAGTGGCAGCGCGCCGAGCGCGAGGCCAACGCCCCGGGAGCACCTCGGGAAGCCGATGCCGATCCGGACGTCGACCTGCAACGAGACGTGATCACCGCGCGGCTCGAGGCGATCCACGTTCCGCTCCGGGGGTTCGAGGGAACGCTGGGACTCGAGTTCCAGACCCAGGACGGCGAAAGCCGCGGCCCCGTCGCTCTGGAACCAGAGTCCGAACTCTGGAACCTCGCCCTCTTCGCCTTCGAGGAGTTCGAGGCCGGCCGCGTGACCTGGGCGGGAGGGCTGCGCTACGACCATCGGTCGCAGGAAGCGTCGCCGAATGCCCTCACCGAGGACCCCGACCGGCTGGAGCAGACCTACGACGAAATGTCGGGATCGATCGGAGCGAACGTCCTCCTGATCGATGGCCTCTCCGTCGCCGCGAACGTGAATTCGGGCTTTCGTGCACCCAGCGTTTTCGAACTCTACGCCAACGGCGTGCACGGAGGGGTCGCCGCCTTCCAGCGCGGTCGACCGGATCTCGATTCCGAGCGGTCGCTGGGGGCCGAACTCTCGCTGCGCGCATCGCGTGCGCGACTGCAGGGCGAGGCGACGGTCTACCGCAACTCGATCTCCGACTACGTGTACCTGCGCGACACGGGCGAAGTCACGGGGAACGACCTGCCCGTCTTCGAGTCCGACCAGACCGACGCCGTGATCCAGGGAGTCGAGGGTCACGCAGAATTCGCCGCCCGCCCCTGGCTGGCAATCGGCGGCCACTTCTCGGTGGTACGTGGAGAGGGAGACGACGTTCTCGGACCCGACGGCGAACTCGATGCCGATCTACCCGTACTCCCGGCGGATCATGTCGGCGCCCACGTCACGGTGTCGTGGCCGCAGTGGAAGGCCTTCCGCACGCCGAGGGCGCGCGCACGCCTGCGACGGGTCTTCGAGAAGGACGCCAGTGGTCCTTCGGAACCCTTCGCCCAGTTCGATCGTCCCGGGACCTTCGGCACCGCGTCCACCGACGCCTACACCCTGCTCGGGTTCGACCTGTCGACGACACTCGAACTCGGCGCCAACGAGATCGACCTGGCGTTCGAGGTTCGTAATCTGCTCGACGAGAAGCACCGTGACTTCCTCGACACCTACAAGGGCTACGTCCTCGGGCGGGGGCGCGACCTGCGTCTGCGCATGTCGGTGCCCTTCGATTTCGCAGAGTGAAGAACTGCGGTCAACGCGCGGCGGCGGCATCCGTGCCGCTGCCGCGACCGAGCAGGAGTGCCAGACCGACCAGCAATACCGAGACCGCCGCACCCACCGCGAAGGCGCCCTCGACGCCGGCCAGCGAGAATCCGACTCCGGCGACGATCGGACCCAGTGTCTGACCGCCGCGCAGGGCCACGGCATTCAGCGCCATGACCCCGGCACGGACCTCGCGATCCACCGACGACGCCAGCCACTGCATCAGCGTGGGGATGTTCATGCCGTTGCCCACGCCGAACAGGAATGCCGGAAGGAGCATCCACGCCAACGACGGCAGGAAGGGCACCACCGCCATCGATGCACCGTAGAACCCGTAGCTGATCACGAGCAGCCAGCGACGCCCGAGCCGCTCGGTGATCGGCGCCAGGCGTGAGGAGACCACCGCCGTGGCCACCGAGGCCACGAAGAACACCCCGCCGATGGTCTTCGACGACGCGTCGAAGCGCTCGTCCATCACGAAGGGCAGATAGGTGAGGTAACTGCCGTAGAGCACCAGGAAGGTCAGAAGGCTCCCTACCATGAGACCCAGGCGCCGCAGACCGAGGCTGCGCAGGATCCGTCCGAAGTAGCGGAGCATGTGCTCGGGCTCGCCACGCTGATGGTCGGGCAGCGTGCGCGCCGCCAGGATCGCGACCGGAATCGCGAGGACCGGCAACAGGAAGGGCAGACGCCAGTCGAGATCGGCCAGCAGACCACCCAACGGAGGGTAGATCGCCGTTCCGACGCTCAACACCGCGGCATTGGCGCCCATGGCCGAGACCTGACGCCGCCCGTGGTACAGGTCACCGATCAACGTCACGTTCAGCGACCCCAACGGCGCGGCCCCGATGCCCTGCACCAGACGCAGGACGATCAGGGTCTGCAGATCCGGCGCGAAGGCGCAGGCCACGCCGGCCACCCCGAACACCGCGAGCGCCGGCACGAGGACCGCACGCCTCCCCCAGCGGTCGGCCCAGGCCCCCAGCAAGGGCGACAGCACGACCCCGGGCAGAGTGAAGGCGGTGATCAGGTATCCGACCTCGTGGGCACCGACACCGAAGACGCGAGCGACCGCGGGGAACGCCGGCGCCACACTCGCCACCCCCAGGACGGCCATGAGCGTGACCGCAAAGATCGTCACGAGCGCCGGCGTGGGCCGAAGAGGCTCGAGCACCTCGGGATGGGGAGACCGTGGCTCGCGGGAGTCCATGCGGGAAACCATCCGCACGCGGGGAGGATTCGTCAATGCGCGGTGTCGTGGACTGGGGACACGGCCCCGGCATCTCGCCGTGCGAACGATCTCCGCGTCACAAGCCACGCTTTACACCGAGGGACTCCGTCGGTCACACTCACCGCAACCGAGAGGTGGGCCGGCGTCGACGCCCGTTGAGAGTCCACTCGCCTCGGGGGGCCGTGGGCGCCCGCCGGCCGCGCCGAGAGGAGCCCCCGATGTCCGTACGGATCCGCCGCGTCCAGTACTACACGGCGCACGCCGCCGACCGCCCCGGTTCGGCCTACCAGATCCTGCAACAGCTCTCCGACGCCCAGGTCGACCTGCTGGCCTTCAGCTGCCTGCCGATCGGCCCGAGCAGCCTGCACGTGACCCTGTTCCCCGAGGATCCGGACCGCCTGGAGCGTGTGGCCAGATCCTTCGGACTCGACCTGACCCCGCCGCAAGAGGCGATCCTGGTGCACGGCGACGACGAACTGGGTGCCCTGACCGAGTTGCACCGGCAGCTCTACGATCACCGGGTCGACGTGTATGCCACGACCGGGCTCACCGACGCGCAGCATTGCTTTGGTTACGTCATCTACGTCCGGCACGACGAGATCGACCGCGCGTGCGAGGCGCTGGGCTGCTGACCCTCAGCGCGAGATGTCTTCGAGCGCCTTCAGATAGCGCTCGTAGGGAAGCGCCTGCCAGCTCTCGGCGGCGACCGCGCCCTCGGCGCGCGAGAGCAGCGAGACCTTCTGTGCCGTCTCGGCGTCGGGTGCGTCGTAGAGGTCCATGAAGTCCCACGGCCCGAGCAGGGCGTAGTGGCCGATCCACTCGACCTCGGGACACGCGTCCTTCACCCGTTCCATCCACTGCCGACCCGCGGTGCGTCGGGTCTCGGCGTCGTGCAGGGCGTCCGGCGACAGACGGGTCATCAACACGTAGCGCGGCATGGTCCACCTCCCGGTCGTGGAGTCCGGAGCACGACCGACATCGGAGTGGGTCGGTCACGTCCCGAGACTAGCACCGCGCGCGGTGCGGACGGATTGGGTCGAT from Candidatus Krumholzibacteriia bacterium includes these protein-coding regions:
- a CDS encoding peptidylprolyl isomerase, giving the protein MILVRHSPRSFALPLLSIILLAGSACANSESSDPSSADDGLVPVEDGMYAIFRTSMGDIVTRLHYDKVPVTVGNFVGLAEGTKTWTDPRTDEERTEPLYDGTTFHRVMPDFMIQGGDPLGTGTGGPGYRFMDEFDPSLRHDGPGVLSMANAGPGTNGSQFFITHKATPWLDDKHSVFGEVVSGQDVVDAIGNVETEGQNTPVEPVTLETVEIVRKGSEAEAFDAAAAFARAAEIAAERAAEKQRLLVEKLTEAAPSGSEDDIVTLENGLMYVVTEAGSGAKPARGDTISAHYTGYLIDGTKFDSSLDRGKPFVVPIGVGNVIKGWDEAFLTMEVGEKRRLMIPPELGYGARGAGGVIPPNAHLIFDVELLDVKPQ
- a CDS encoding MFS transporter translates to MDSREPRSPHPEVLEPLRPTPALVTIFAVTLMAVLGVASVAPAFPAVARVFGVGAHEVGYLITAFTLPGVVLSPLLGAWADRWGRRAVLVPALAVFGVAGVACAFAPDLQTLIVLRLVQGIGAAPLGSLNVTLIGDLYHGRRQVSAMGANAAVLSVGTAIYPPLGGLLADLDWRLPFLLPVLAIPVAILAARTLPDHQRGEPEHMLRYFGRILRSLGLRRLGLMVGSLLTFLVLYGSYLTYLPFVMDERFDASSKTIGGVFFVASVATAVVSSRLAPITERLGRRWLLVISYGFYGASMAVVPFLPSLAWMLLPAFLFGVGNGMNIPTLMQWLASSVDREVRAGVMALNAVALRGGQTLGPIVAGVGFSLAGVEGAFAVGAAVSVLLVGLALLLGRGSGTDAAAAR
- a CDS encoding pitrilysin family protein; amino-acid sequence: MKVVPSSLTTGVERHTLSNGLTLLIKQNRSAPVAAVVTHVKTGYFHEPDELAGISHVIEHMFFNGTPSRPDPEAISRETKAHGGTLNAGTIYDRTSYYVVLPAERWREGLEIQADALQNPLFDEDVLSREMQAILQEARRKLDNPGAYGREKMFDLAFDHHRMQRWRIGTEDVLGSIDREELVRWYEDHYRPTNVVLTVVGDVDPAKVLSEVESLYGDMPRGHLRQHTGPDEPQQEEFRYRRLRGQLIRGYTFLGFHTPGENHPDNAALDVLATVLATGRSSRMQARLREDMGLVSTVNAASYQYDDVGMFEISATYDPEQTDWVGRELFVEVERMKLFGPTDEELDRARGILEAAEAFGQEEVLGQANMLAAYEAQGGYRLYDRELAELRSVRAEDVKRVANTYLTFDNASLLEYVTPEVIGERTAEEQREHLYGAVLAAVREMDVPDLPDQRPSLLPREQIESWAERLASSPADEGERSRFDLPGGGVLVVEENPDAPTVTAGMYFLGGRTNEFRNISGVTQLMQRLMVKQTQNRSVEQLAAEIESMGTQIRRVATDDWLGFAVASRSEDFAAAFDVLFDVVTRPNFLAEQYAKEFRQHRAAIQAVEDQSSAMAVQLMRAALFAEHPYGLPELGLANVLQYLDADRVDQHHYEVVRPETMVLSVAGNVDADLVFELVKTYAEEWRVTGRPSPNTIDGFYAAERIEQLPSLLSNRDVAMEKERAQTALLMAYPTVDRRHPDAPALEVLSAITGGLGGTFFEEIRGRRGLAYQVSTFSATRTLGGFFGTFVACSPEEEHTVIELVADLHARLADEPPSAPELERAQNYLVGSYKVSAQTNAARSGRMAAALLGGFDLERIDTYEQRIRDVTREDLARVAREHFVDQPYALGIVRGTDGRGADPAESR
- a CDS encoding TonB-dependent receptor codes for the protein MFRALPFLLLSLLVLDPMSSAAADEARVVEGTIRDVDGTPLFVVDVRAVDPGIAGLTGRDGTYRLTGLPAEQVTLRFRRLGFRTVVREVDLRDTDRAVIDVTMEVSPLLGEEVVVTANARAKKTVRTVRSTDVIASDAVRQHRSASLGDLLASEVAGVSNVSTGSQAGKPVLRGLTGLRIRSAFDGVADEYYQYGIRHHPTTSLLNVDRVEVVRGPASLLFGSDALGGAINMRLKPIPSATGSLPPIRGRVGGHFYSNNGERAGEIDLAVARGAFGARFGIERRVGDEFETPDATSFFESSAGGSGGDPKYTGEIPFTDFEQWSTFASAGVKGERGSLRVSYDHWSTDENFLLPGGGPVGSATNPPQGIGVFLRSSHLRLDGNWLLDGFAFEPTLQWQRAEREANAPGAPREADADPDVDLQRDVITARLEAIHVPLRGFEGTLGLEFQTQDGESRGPVALEPESELWNLALFAFEEFEAGRVTWAGGLRYDHRSQEASPNALTEDPDRLEQTYDEMSGSIGANVLLIDGLSVAANVNSGFRAPSVFELYANGVHGGVAAFQRGRPDLDSERSLGAELSLRASRARLQGEATVYRNSISDYVYLRDTGEVTGNDLPVFESDQTDAVIQGVEGHAEFAARPWLAIGGHFSVVRGEGDDVLGPDGELDADLPVLPADHVGAHVTVSWPQWKAFRTPRARARLRRVFEKDASGPSEPFAQFDRPGTFGTASTDAYTLLGFDLSTTLELGANEIDLAFEVRNLLDEKHRDFLDTYKGYVLGRGRDLRLRMSVPFDFAE
- a CDS encoding GYD domain-containing protein is translated as MPRYVLMTRLSPDALHDAETRRTAGRQWMERVKDACPEVEWIGHYALLGPWDFMDLYDAPDAETAQKVSLLSRAEGAVAAESWQALPYERYLKALEDISR